The genomic segment GCATGTCGTGGACAACACCGCCTTCCTCACCGGCTACGACCCGTCCGGCGGTTCCAGCGGGCAGATGTTCACCGCGTTGCGCGAGAGCGCCCTGCAGATCCTGCAGGAGGGCGTCGCGGCGGCGCAGGCGGCAGGATTGCAGGCCGACCACGTGCTGGTCGATCGCATCGGTTCCCGCCTGGGCGATTCGGTGGCCGAGGCAGCGGCCGGGTTCGGCGCCGACTTGATCGTCGTCGGCACGCACGGACGCAGCGGCCCCAGCCGGCTGCTGCTGGGCAGTGGAGCCGAACAGGTGATCCGGCTCGCTCCGGTCCCGGTGCTGGTCACGCGCGAGCCGGGCCGCTGAGGGCTACCCCGCGCGGTAAGGGGGCTATTGCCGCGAAGGAGCGGCCGAAGCCTGCAGGAGCTGCTGGCGGAACTCCTCCAGCTTCAACTTGAGCGCCTTGCGGTTGTCAGGTCCCATTCGCAGCAGCATCTTCTGGCCGGCGGTGAGCCGCTCCAGCCTGGCGTCGTCGTACTGGTAGCGGGTCCACGGCTGCGCCGAAGGGATGGGTCCCTTCACCTCGGTGAGCGTGATCTTCGGAGGCTGCGCGGGATCGGGCGTGGCCAGGAGGACATCGATCACCTGGAACACCCGCTGGTGCAGCGAACGGTCGCCGAATCCAAGATCGCGGTAGGCCTGCTGCAGCACGGGGTACATGCGGCGGTAGAGCTCCACCGCCTGCGCGGCGTCGATGGAATTCACGAATGCCACGAACGGCCAGTAGCGCATCGCGTTCTCGGTGGCGATCACCTGCGAACTGCCGCTTGCTGCGACGAGGAATCGCCCAGGCGCGGGAAGCACCGGCCAAGCCGAGACCGGCGCATGCTCGCGGCCCAGGTTGTCCAGGGTGGCGACGGCCTTGCGCGGAAAGTCCGTGGTCTCCAGGAACTGCAGCACCGCGTCGCGGCCCAGGAGCTGCATGAGCGCGCCGCGGACGTCTTCCGCTTTCACCATGGCCTCTGCGGGTGCCGGCACCAACGCGGGCGGCTGTGCTGCGGCGGCGGTCTCCGGTTCAGCCTGCGGCTCCGATACGGTGGGCGGGGTTCGCACCACCGGGACCTCCCGCGTCATCCAGAACCAGCCCGCGACGGCGGCAGCAACGGCGAGGAGCGCGACGAGGATGGGCGCCGTCGTCGAACTCGAGCGTCGGCGCTTGCGTGGCTCAACAGGACGGGAAGGAGAAAAGGTGGGTTCTCGTCGTGTGTCGATCATTGCAGCATCCTGCGCGCATCCGTGCGCAACCTCAATACCCTCGCTCAGACGGTCACGGTGAAGTTGATGTCGAACCGCGGATTCTCCGGCCGGCCCCCCATGAAATAGCCCCTGGGATTGCTCACGACGCGCACGCCGTGCAGCCGGTAATCCACGCTGTGGTGCATGTGTCCGTGCATCCAGAGAACCGCGCGGCCGCCGTTCAGGAGGTGTTCCGCGTGCGAGGCGAAGCAGGCGTTCAGCAGCGACCCCTCGAAGCGCGGGTCGATGCT from the Ramlibacter henchirensis genome contains:
- a CDS encoding universal stress protein; translation: MFKHILIPVDGSEPSNHALRTAISLAREVGARIRLVHVVDNTAFLTGYDPSGGSSGQMFTALRESALQILQEGVAAAQAAGLQADHVLVDRIGSRLGDSVAEAAAGFGADLIVVGTHGRSGPSRLLLGSGAEQVIRLAPVPVLVTREPGR
- a CDS encoding DUF3014 domain-containing protein gives rise to the protein MVKAEDVRGALMQLLGRDAVLQFLETTDFPRKAVATLDNLGREHAPVSAWPVLPAPGRFLVAASGSSQVIATENAMRYWPFVAFVNSIDAAQAVELYRRMYPVLQQAYRDLGFGDRSLHQRVFQVIDVLLATPDPAQPPKITLTEVKGPIPSAQPWTRYQYDDARLERLTAGQKMLLRMGPDNRKALKLKLEEFRQQLLQASAAPSRQ